The Streptomyces sp. NBC_00569 genomic sequence CGCCGAGGGCGTAGCGCCCGCGGTGGACGAGATAGAAGTCGATGAGGTTGATCGCCGTCCAAGGGACGAGGACGACGAGCAGGACCAGTACGAGGTTCACGAAGCTGGAGACGAAGTCGCTGGACAGCGCCGTCGCGATGAGCAGCGCGCCCACGAGGACCGCCGCGGAGACGACGCCGCGTGCCCTCTGGCGCGGGGTCCACGCGGGGCGGAACGTCTGGCAGACGGTGATCAGGGACAGCACCGCGCCGTAGAGGTTGAGCGCGTTGTGGTTGATGACCGAGAAGAGGAAGAGGAGCAGCACGACCGGGCCGAAACCGCCCGCCGCGCTGTCGAAGCCCGCCACGGTGTCGTCCGTGCCGGGCGACGCGAGGCCGATCACCGTGCCCGCGAGGAACGGCAGCGTCGAGCCGAGACACGAACCCCAGTACGTGGCCCAGAAGGTCGACGCCGTACGTACGGTGCGCGGCAGGTAGCGGGAGTAGTCGGAGACGTACGGGGCGAAGGCCAGTTGCCACAGGGCGCTCAGGGACACCGTCGCGAGCCAGCCCGCGAACGTGAAGGAGCCCGCGGAGAAGAAGCCGCCGGGCAGGCCGCGCGCGACCACCATGGCAAGGCCGACCAGGATGCCCGCCCCGAGCACCCACGTCGCGATCTTGTTGAGGGTGTGGATGAGGCGGTAGCCGACCCAGCAGATCAGCGCCGAGCCGACCGCCCCCAGCACGATGCCCGCGTCGACGGGCACGGCGGGCGCGAGGCCGTGCAGCGACTTGCCCGCCAGGATGATGTTCGAGGCGAAGAAGCCTATGTACATCGCGGCCGCCACGACCACGATGAGCAGGGCGCCCACGCTGCCGAACTGCGCCCGGCTCTGGATCATCTGCGGGACGCCGAGCTGCGGGCCCTGCGCCGAGTGCAGCGCCATGAAGACGGCGCCGACGAGCTGGCCCACCAGGATCGCCGCGACGCTCGACCAGAACGACTGGTGGAAGACCTGGACGCCCATGGCGCCGGTGACCAGCGGCAGCGGCGCGATGTTCGTGCCGAACCACATGGTGAACAGGTCACGGACGCGGCCGTGGCGCTCGTTCTCGGGGACGTGGTCGATGGTGTGCTGCTCGACGGCCGGGGCCGCCTCGGGTGTGGCGGGCATACGGACTCCCTGTCCGGAAAACGAGAGGGCGGGCGGGGGTGTTCGGGCATGCGGGTCGGTTGGGGAGTCTCGCCACCCTCGCAATCCCCGGTCAAACATCGATTTCCCGGGAGTTACATCTGTTTTCGAGATGCAGACAGCTCGCGGGCGCCCGGGGCACAATCCCGCCATGGCCAAGGACGCGAACTTCACCCTCGTGCAGCTGAGGTACTTCCTCGCCGCCGCCGAGCTCGGCGGCATGACCGCCGCCGCGCACCGCATCAACGTCTCGCAGTCCGCGGTCTCCACCGCCGTGCACCACCTGGAGCGCGAGCTCGGTGTGCAGCTCCTGATCCGCCGGCACGCGAAGGGGCTGGAGCTGACGGCCGCGGGGGAGCGGTTCCTGCACGAGCTGCGCGGCTTCCTCACCCACGCCGACGAACTCGCCGAATCGGCCAGGAGCCTGGGCGCCGACCTCGTGGGCGAGCTGGCGGTGGGCTGCTTCCAGACGCTCGCCCCGTTCTATCTGCCCCGCCTGCTGCGGGAGTTCGGCGAGCGCCAGCCCGCCGTGCGCGTCGAGGTCGTCGAGGGCGACATCCCGGCCGTGCAGGAGAGTCTGCGCACGGGCGCCTGCGAACTGGCGCTGCTCTACGACATGGACCTCGACGCCGACATCGAGTGCGAGGTCCTCGCGATGGCCCCGCCCTACGCCCTGGTCCCCGAGGGCCACCGGCTCGCGGGCGGCGGCCGGGCCCGCCTCGCGGACCTCGCGGACGAGCCGATGATCCTGCTCGACCTGCCCGCCAGCCGCGACTACTTCCGGTCCGTCGCCGCCAAGGCCGGCGTCGAGCCGCGTGTCAGCCACCGCACGAGGAGCTACGAGACGGTGCGCGCCCTCGTCGCCGCCGGATACGGCTGGTCGCTGCTCAATCAGCGGCCCGCGCACGACCGCACGTACGACGGTTCGAGCGTCGTCGCCCTGCCGCTCGCCGACGCGCTGCCCGCGCTCCCCGTCGTCCTGGCGAAGCTGCGCGGGGTCCGGCTGACGGGCCGCGCGCAGGCGTTCGCGACGGCGTGCCGGGAGGCGCTCAGGTCCTGAGAGCCCAGCTCAGGGCGGTACGTCCGAAGCTATCTTCAAAACAGATCCAGTAGCACGAAAAGATCTGTTGTACGGATGCAGGCTTCCCCTCGCATAGTGGTCGCACCACAGCCCACTCGCTCCGAGGGAGGCCGCTCATGACCATTGCTCCGGACCAACTCCTCACATCCCGCCAGGACTTCGTGGCCGCGATGGGGAACGCCGCGACGGGCGTGACCGTTGTCTCCACAGAAGGACCGGCCGGTCGCTTCGCCCAGACCGTGTCCGCCATGTGCTCCGTCTCCGCCGACCCGCCCTCGCTGCTGGTCTGTGTGAACGAGCGGAGCCCCCTCGCCGCGGCCGCCGTGCGCAACGGCGTCGTCGCCGTGAGCGTCCTCGCCACCGGCCAGGCCCACGTCTCGGACGTGTTCGCGGGCCGCCCCGCCCAGGGCAGCGGCCCGTACGACTTCGACTGCGCCGAGTGGGACGTGCTCGCCACCGGCGCCCCCGTCCTGCGCGGCGCGGCCGCCGTCTTCGACTGCCGGCTCGCCGACTCCGTCACGCGGGGCACCCACCAGGTCCTGTTCGGCGCCGTCGTCGCCTCCGCGGCGTCCGGCGCCCACCCGCTCGTCCACCACGCCCGTACGTACGCCACCCCGAGCCCCCTCAACTCCCTCAAGGAGCACGGCGCATGATCCGCACCGGAGACCAGTACCGCGAGTCGATCCGCGACGGCCGCGACGTATGGATGAACGGCGAGAAGGTCACCGACGTGACCACGCACCCCGCGTTCAAGCCGCTGGTCGACATACGCGCCCGCATCTACGACATGGCGCACGACCCGGCGACCCGGGACTCCATGACATACGAGGACGCGTCGACCGGTGAGGTCAACGCGATCCAGCAGAAGCCGCCGCGCACCCGCGAGGACTGGGACGCGAAGCGGGCAGCGACGGACGCCGTGCTGAGCGATGTCGGCGGGGTCGTCACGCGCGTCGGGGACGAGACGATCGGCGAGGTCTGGTCGCTCATCGACGGCCAGGACGTCCTCAACGCGATCAACCCGGCGTACGCGGAGAACGTCAAGCGGCACATCGACCACGCGCTGTACGCCGACCCCTTCCACGTCTCGGCGAACACCGACCCGAAGGGCGACCGCTCCAAGCGCCCCCAGGACCAGGACCCGGACATGCTCCTGCACGTCGTGCGGGAGACGGACAGTGGCATCGTCGTGCGCGGCGCCAAGTACGAGACGGCCGCCGCCTACTCGAACCAGGCGTTCACGAAGCCGACGATCGCGAACTGGGGCGACTCCGAACTCTCCGACTACGCCCTCGGTTTCATCGCCGACATGGGCTCGCCGGGACTGAAGTACATCTGCCGTACGGGCTTCGCCGGCACCAAGCCGCCCGCCGACTACCCGGTCTCCAGCCGCTTCGACGAGGTCGACACCCTGGTCGTCTTCGACGATGTCGAGATCCCCTGGGAGAACGTCCTCTTCTACCGGGACACCAAGGCCGCGACCTTCATCCGCGCCACGCTCCACCGCTACAGCGCGTTCGCGTTCACGCAGCGCAACCTGCGGCTCGCGGACCTGATGATCGGCGCCGCGCTGTGGAACGTGAAGCAGACGGGCCTGGAGAAGCAGCAGGCCGTACAGGAGAAGCTGGCGACGCTGGCCTGCTACCGGGAGGGCATCAACGCGCACCTGACCGCGTCGATCGCGATGGCCGAGCCCAGCCCCGGCGGGCTCCTCATGCCGAACCAGTCGCTGCTGTACACCGGCCGCGTCCTGGCCTGCTCGCAGCTGCACGAGATGATGCACATCGCGCGCGAGCTGTGCGGCGGGCAGATCTGCATCACGCCCGACAAGGCGTCCTTCGACCACCCGGACACCAAGCCGTGGCTCGACAAGTTCTACTCGATCAACGAGCACTGGGTCGCCGAGGACCGCCGCAAGCTCCTCGCGTACGCCCGTGACCTGCTCAACTCGGACTACGCGGGCCACCGGCTGACCTTCCAGCTCTTCGCGCAGTCCCCGCCGTTCGCGCACCTCGGCGCGGTGTACCGCAACTTCGACTGGGAGGGCCCGCTCGACCTGGTGAAGGACGCGGCCCGCCTCAGCGACAACGTCCTCGGCACCCTCGGGAGGAAGGCCAAGTGACGACCCACCGGCGCATCCGCCCCTTCAACACGGCGGACACCTATCCCGAGCAGGACCTGTCCAACGACCTCGCGCAGGCGGTCGTCGCCGACGGCACGGTGTATCTGCGCGGCCAGATCGGCCAGGATCTCGACACCCGCGAGAACGTCGGCGTAGGGGACGTCGGCGCCCAGGCCGAGAAGGCCATGGCGAACATCGCGACGCTCCTGGAGGAGTCCGGCAGCCGCCTCGACGACATCGTCAAGATCACCGTCTATCTGACGGACATCCGCTTCCGCGAGCCCGTCTACCGCGTCATGGGCCGCTGGCTGAAGGGCGTCCACTACGTCTCCACGGGCCTGGTCGTCTCGGCGCTCGCCCGTCCGGAGTGGCTCGTCGAGATCGACGCGACGGCCGTCATCCCGAAGGAGCGCCGATGACGTTCTCGATCGCCGCGCGGTGCCCGCGCACGGGTCGGTTCGGGGTGGCCGTCACCTCGTCCTCGCCGGCCGTCGCCGCGCGCTGCGCACACGTACGGCCCGGAGTGGGCGCGGTCTGCTCCCAGAACGTCACCGACCCGCGCCTGGGCACCCGCCTGCTCGACCTCCTGGAATCCGGGGTGCCCGCGCAGGCGGCCGTACGCGAGGTGGCCGCCCAACCTCACGCTCAGTGGCGGCAGTTGTCGGCCGTCGGCGCCTCCGGTCCCGGCGCGGTCTTCTCGGGCGCGCGGACCCTCGGCACGTACGCCGAGGCGGTCGGCCCCGACGCCGTGGCCGCGGGGAACATCCTGTCGGGCCCCGGGGTCCCCCGGGCGGTACTCGACGCGTTCACGGGCGCGGATCCGCAGGCTCCGCTGGCCCGGCGCCTCGTCGACGCGCTGGCCGCGGGTGCGGCGGCGGGCGGCGAGGCGGGCCCCGTCCACTCGGCCGGGCTTCTCGTCGTCGACGCACAGCAGTGGCCGGTGACGGACCTGCGCGTCGACTGGACCGAGGGCGACCCGATCGCGGAGCTCGCGGACCTGTGGAAACTGTGGGAGCCACAGCAGGAGGCGTACGTACAACGGGCGCTCGCCCCGGACGCGGCACCGAACTACGGCGTGCCGGGGGACGAGTGAGGCCCGTGCGCGAGGCGGTCGCGAAGGCGGCGCCCGAACTCCTCGCCCTGAGCCGTCGCATCCACGCGAACCCCGAGGTGGCGTGGGAGGAGGAGAAGGCGGCGCGCTGGACCGCGTACGCCCTCGACGACCTCGGCTACGAGGTCGTGACCGGCACCGCGGGTCTGCCCACCGCCTTCACCGCCACCGTCGGCAGCGGCCCGCTCCATCTCGCGATCTGCGCCGAGTACGACGCGCTGCCCGGCCTCGGCCACGCCTGCGGGCACAACGTCATCGCGGCGGCCGCCGTGGGCGCCGCGGCCGGACTGGCGCCTGTGGCGGACGAGCTGGGCCTCAAGGTCACCGTCTTCGGCACTCCGGCCGAAGAGGGCGGCGGCGGCAAGATCCTCATGCTGGAGCGCGGCGCCTTCGACGGGGTGCACGCGGCGATGATGGTGCACCCCGGTCCCGCGGACGTCGCCGAGGCCGACCCGTACGCGGTCGCGCACCTCAAGGTCCGCTACCACGGCAAGGCGGCGCACGCGGCTGCCTATCCGGAGCGGGGCCGCAACGCGGCGGACGCCTTCACGATCGCCCAGGTCGCCATCGGACTCCTGCGCCAGCAGCTCCCGTCCTCCACGCGCGTGCACGGCATGGTGACGCGCGGCGGGGAGGCCCCGAACGCGATCCCGGAGCTGACGGAGGGCCGCTGGTACGTGCGCGCGGGCAGTCTCGAGGAGCTGTCCGCGCTCCAGCCCCGCGTCGAGAAATGCTTCGAGGCCGGCGCCCTGGCCTCGGCCTGCGATCTCGAAATAGAGCCGGAGTCCCGCCCGTACTCGGAGTTCCGCAACGATGCCGCGATGCTGGCCGCCTACCGGCAGGCGGCCGGATCCCTCGGCCGTACCTTCGACAGCTCCGGATCCCCGGAGGCCCGGATGAACCGGGCCTCCACGGACATGGGAAACGTCTCCCGCGTCCTGCCCGCCATCCACCCCTACCTGGGCATCAACTCGCTGCCCGCGGTCAACCACCAGAAGGAGTTCGCGGCGGCGTGCGTCACCCCGGACGCGGACCGGGCGGTCCTCGACGGCGCGCTGGGCATGGCGCTCACCGCGGTGGCCCTCGCGGGCGACGACCGGGAGCGGGCCCGGCTCACAGCTCCGGGCAGCCGGTGACGGTCCGCGCGTAGCCGAGGAGCAGGCGCCGGGCGACGTCCGGCGTCAGCTCGGCGTTGCGGCTGACGATGTGCAGCCCGTAGCCGTCCTCCAGTGCGACGAGGTTGCGCGCGAGGTCGGTGACGGGCTCGGTGAGCGTGAACTCCCCGACGGCCGATCCGACTTCGAGCACCGTCGCGTACAGGGCGACCTCGCGTGCGAAGAGCGACGCCATCAACGTCGCGTGCCCGGAGCTGCGGTCGGCGCGCCGGTGCAGCTCGAAGAGCAGTCCGTGCACGGCGTCCCCCGAGCCGCCCGGCAGTCCGCTCCCCACGAGGGCCCGCAGCCGTGCGGCGGCCCCGGTCGCCCCGTCCACGGCCCCCTGCCGCGCGGCCAGATAGCGCTCCACGGCGCCCCGGTGCACTTCGAGGACCAGCTCGTCCATCTCCGGGTAGTAGTACAGAACCGACCCCGCGGACATGCCCGCCTCGGCGGCGATGTCCTTGATGCGCAGCCCCTCCAGGCCCCGCTCGGCGATGGCGCGCCCCGCCGCGTCGACGAGGGCCTCGCGGCGCGCCGTCTGGTTCTTCGGTCTCCCAGGCTTGTTCCCCATGGGTTAATTCTCTGTTACTCAGTTCAAATAAATCAAGTTCCTTGCGTCCAGGGCATTGACGGCCCGGCACCCCATTGTTTGAATCCGGTCTCAAAGAAGTAGAGGGAGCCGCCGCATGACCACCTACGCAGACTGGCAGCGCCGAGCAGCCGAACTGACGCCACGCACCAGGGCGTTCATCAACGGCACATGGACCGAGGCGCGGTCCCAGGCCACCTTCCCCACCGTCGACCCGGCCACGGGCAAGGTCACGGCACACGTCGCCCGGGGCGAAGCGCCCGAGATCGACGCGGCGGTCCGCGCGGCCCGCACGTCCTTCGAGGACGGCCGCTGGTCCCGCGCCGACCCCGCGGCCCGCAAGCGCGTCCTGCTCGGGCTCGCCGAGCTGATCACCGCGAACGCGCAGGAGCTGGCCCTCCTCGACACCCTCGACATGGGCAAGCCGATCGCCGAGTCGTACGGCACGGACGTGCCCGGTGCGGCCGGCGTCTTCGCCTGGTACGCGGAGGCCGCGGACAAGCTGTACGACGAGATCGCGCCGACGCCCCCGGGCAATCTGGCGACGGTCCGCAGGACACCGCTGGGTGTGGTGGGCGCCGTGGTCCCGTGGAACTTCCCGCTGGACCTGGCGAGTTGGAAGCTGGCGCCGGCCCTCGCGGCGGGCAACAGCGTCGTCCTCAAGCCGGCGGAACAGTCTCCGCTGTCGGCCCTGCGCCTGGCCGAACTGGCGGCGGAGGCGGGTCTCCCCGACGGCGTACTGAACGTCGTCCCCGGCATGGGAGACACGGCGGGCCGGGCCCTCGGCCTGCACAAGGACGTCGACACCCTGGTCTTCACGGGCTCGACGAAGGTCGCCCGCCTCTTCCAGTCCTACGCCGCCGAGTCGAACATGAAGCAGGTCTGGCCGGAGGCGGGCGGCAAGAGCCCGAACGTGGTCTTCGCCGACGCGGACCTGGACGCGGCGGCAGAGCGCGCGGCCTGGGGATTCGCGTACAACGCCGGCCAGGTCTGCTCGGCCAACACCCGCCTCCTGGTGGAGAGTTCGATCGCCGAGGAGTTCACGGCCCGCGTCGCGGAACACGCGGCACGCTTCGTGCCGGGCGACCCCCTGGACCCCGACACGAACCTCGGCCCGCTGGTGGACGAAGCCCAGGCCATTCGCGTCCTCGGCGCGATCGAGGCATCGGACGGCAAGGTGATCACGGGCGGCACACGCGACGGCGCGTACCTCACGCCCACGATCGTCACCGGCCTGCGCCCCGACGCACCCCTGGCGAGCGAGGAACTCTTCGGCCCGGTCCTGACGGTCCACCCCTTCACCACGGAGGCAGAGGCGGTACGGACCGCCAACGACTCCCCGTACGGCCTTGCGGCCTCGCTGTGGACGAGGGACCTGGCCCGCGCCCACCGCGTGGCGGACGCCCTGCACGCCGGGACGGTCTCGGTGAACACGGTCGACGCGCTGAGCCCGCTCACGCCGTTCGGCGGCTTCAAGCAGTCGGGCCACGGCAGGGACCTGTCGCTCCACTCCCTCGACAAGTACACGGGCCTGAAGACGACGTGGATCACCTACGCGTGAACCCGGACCCGCAACCGGGCCCGACGGCGACCGCCCGGACGGCTCCCCGACCTTCCGCACGACCTCCCGAAGGGACGAACACCATGACCCTCACCCCCGCACAGCAGCTCGCCGCCACGGACCGGGCGCACATCATCCACCCCTACCTCCCCGGCACCGCCGAGGAGCGCGTGGTGATGGCGGAGGGCAAGGGCTGCCGCCTCACCGACGCGGAGGGCCGCAGCTACCTCGACGCGACCGGCGGGCTCTGGCTCGCCCAGGTCGGCCACGGCCGCAAGGAGATCGCGGACGTCGCGCACGCGCAGATGCAGCAGCTCGAATACTTCACGAGCTTCTGGGAGTTCTCGAACGACAAGGCGATCCACCTGGCCGAACGCCTCGCCACGCTGGCTCCCGACAACCTCAACCACGTCTACTTCACGTCGGGCGGCTCGGAGGGCAACGAGGCGGCCATCAAGATGGCCCGCTACTACCACCACCGCCGGGGCGAGGGCTCCCGCACCTGGATCCTGGCCCGCGACAAGGCGTACCACGGCATCGGCTACGGCGGCGGCTCGGCCACCGGCTTCCCGGTCTACCACGAGGGCTTCGCCCCGATGATGCCGCACGTCAGCCACCTGACGCCCCCGTGGCCGTACCGCACGGAGCTCTACGGTGACGCCGACCCCACCGACTTCCTGATCGCCGAACTGGAGGGCCGCATCGCGGAGATCGGCGCCTCCAACATCGCGGCGATGATCGGCGAGCCCATCATGGGCGTGGGCGGCATGCTGGTCCCGCCGGCGGACTACTGGCCGCGCGTACGCGAGGTCCTCGACCGGCACGGCATCCTCCTCATCTTCGACGAGGTGGTGACGGCGTACGGCCGCGTGGGCGAATGGTTCGCGGCCCAGCACTTCGACGTGAAGCCGGACATCATCACGACGGCCAAGGGCATCACGTCGGGCTACACACCGCTCGGCGCGCTCCTGGTCTCCGACCAGGTGACCGAGGCGCTGCTCCAGGACCACGGCTTCCCGATGGGCTACACGTACAACGGGCACCCGGTGGCGGCGGCCGTGGCGCTCGCGAACCTCGACATCATCGAGCGGGAGAACCTCCTGTCGCGCGCCGTCACGATGGGCGAGTACCTCCACCACCAGCTCACCGACGCGCTGGGCGACCTGCCGATCGTCGGCGAGATCCGCTCGGTCGGCATGATGCTGGCGGTGGAGCTGGTCGCGGACCGTGAGACCCGCGCCCCCCTCCCCATGAACCCGGCCTGCATGCCGCACGACGTGATCCGCAGGGAGACGGGCGTCATCGTCCGCGACTCGGCCCACAGCCTGGTCCTGTCCCCGCCGCTGATCATGACGGAGCAGGAGGCGAAGGAGGCGGCGACGGCGATGCGCTCGGTCCTCGAACGCACGACACCGGCGGGCGACATCACCAAGTAGCCCCCGGGGCCCTTCCCCACGAACCACCGAGCGCCCCCAAGCCACCCGCACCGTCCCACCCGTCCCCAGCTCACGAGGACACAGACGTGCCCGACTACAAAGAACAAGCAGCACCTCCACCCGGCACGACCACCCCCGCGGACGCGGAAAGCAGCCGCGCCCCCGCGGACCCGGACAGCACTCCCCTCTCCACCCCCAACCTCCACAGAAGTCTCCGCCGCTTCGACATCACGGCGATGGCGGTGGCCGCGGTGATCTCCTTCGACACGGTGGGCCAGATCGCGACGGGCGGCGGAGAGGCGGTGACGTGGACGGCGGTCATCGCGGTCGCGTTCCTCGTCCCGTACGCGCTGCTCTTCGCGGAGACCGGCGCGGCCTTCCCCCAGGAGGGCGGCCCCTACGTCTGGGTGAAGCTGGCGTTCGGCCGGCTGACGGCGGCGATCACGACGCTCTTCTACTGGGTGACGAACCCGATCTGGCTGGGCGGCTCGCTCGTGTTCCTCGCGGCCCAGACCTGGGACGGCTTCGTGTTCCGCCTGGGCCAGGGCACGTTCGCGGACTACGCGTTCAAGACGGTGTTCATCTGGACGGCGATCCTCACGGCCGTGGTCTCGCTGCGCAAAGGCAAATGGATCACCACGGCGGGGGCGGCGGCCAAGGTCCTCGCGCTCACCGTGTTCACGGCGACGGCAGTGGCGTACGGACTGGAGCACGGCTTCCAGGGGCTGACAGGAACGGCGGACCACACCACCGCCACCTTCACCCCCACGACAGCCGGCTTCCTGGCGCTCGTCCCGGTACTCCTCTTCGCGTACGTGGGCTTCGAGGCCCCGAACGCGGCGGGCGAGGAGATGCACAACCCGCAGCGCGACGTCCCCACGGCCCTCGGACGCTCCGCGGCGATCGCGGCGGCCTGCTATCTGCTCCCCGTCCTGGCGATCCTCTCCGTGGTCCCGCCCGGCAAGGTGACCGGCATCGGCGGCTTCATGGAGGGCGCCCAGACCATCTTCACGATCTACGGAGGCGCAAGCGGCGCACTCCTGAAGGCGATCGCGCTCCTCTTCGTCTTCGCGCTCCTCACCCAGGGCAGCGCCTGGATGATCGTCAGCGACCGGATGCAGGCGATGGCGGCGGCGGACGGCGGCTTCTTCAGCCGCAAGCTGGGCGCGTTCCACCCGGCGCTGGGCACACCGGTACGCACGAACCTGCTGTCGGGGGCGATCGCGACGGTGTTCATGGTGGCGGCGATGCGGCTCGCGGACGGCGACGCGGCGGCGGTGTTCTCGGTCGTCCTGACCGTCGCGGTGACGACGCTGCTGCTCTCGTACCTGACGGTGATCCCGGCCCTGGCGGTCCTGCGCCTGCGGCACCGGGACGTGCCGCGCCCGTACCGCGTCCCCTTCGGGACGAAGGGGTTCATGATCTGCGCGGCGCTGGTCTACGCGTGGATCCTGACCGGCTCATGGGCGGCCCTGTTCCCGGGCACGCTGGAGGCGCTGCTGGGCATCACGTACGACTTCCACGACACGTGGGGGGTGTCGCGGACGGCGTTCGAGGCATTCACGCTGGGCACGGTGGTCGCCCTGCTGCTCATCGGAACCATCGGTCACGCGGTGGCCGGAAAGGCGAACACCCGCGCGCGTGTGCGCCGTTGACGCGCCCGTCGGGCTGGGCATGAACTGAGGGACAGGCAGTTCGCCCCGAGGAGGGAACACCATGGCCGAGTCCCCCACCCCCGAAGCCGTCGTAGAGCAGCCCACGGAAGTCGCGCAGCCGCACCGGCTGGTCCTGCTAGGCGCCTGCGGCTGCGGCTCGGGCTGCGGCTGCGGCTGCCAGTCGGGCGCGCCGTGCCAGTGCGGCGGCTGATCGGGCCGACATGACGGAACAGGACGGGGGCCCCGCACCACACAGGTGCGGGGCCCCCGTCCGGCAGGTCACCCCGAGAGGCGGCCGGCTCAGCTGCCGTCGACGGGCTGCGGCTGCGGCGCCTGGAGCTCGTCGGCGTGCTCACCGGTCACGAGATACACCACACGCTTGGCCACGGAGACCGCGTGATCGGCGAAGCGCTCGTAGTAACGGCCCAGCAGCGTCACGT encodes the following:
- a CDS encoding aminotransferase family protein — translated: MTLTPAQQLAATDRAHIIHPYLPGTAEERVVMAEGKGCRLTDAEGRSYLDATGGLWLAQVGHGRKEIADVAHAQMQQLEYFTSFWEFSNDKAIHLAERLATLAPDNLNHVYFTSGGSEGNEAAIKMARYYHHRRGEGSRTWILARDKAYHGIGYGGGSATGFPVYHEGFAPMMPHVSHLTPPWPYRTELYGDADPTDFLIAELEGRIAEIGASNIAAMIGEPIMGVGGMLVPPADYWPRVREVLDRHGILLIFDEVVTAYGRVGEWFAAQHFDVKPDIITTAKGITSGYTPLGALLVSDQVTEALLQDHGFPMGYTYNGHPVAAAVALANLDIIERENLLSRAVTMGEYLHHQLTDALGDLPIVGEIRSVGMMLAVELVADRETRAPLPMNPACMPHDVIRRETGVIVRDSAHSLVLSPPLIMTEQEAKEAATAMRSVLERTTPAGDITK
- a CDS encoding APC family permease, yielding MPDYKEQAAPPPGTTTPADAESSRAPADPDSTPLSTPNLHRSLRRFDITAMAVAAVISFDTVGQIATGGGEAVTWTAVIAVAFLVPYALLFAETGAAFPQEGGPYVWVKLAFGRLTAAITTLFYWVTNPIWLGGSLVFLAAQTWDGFVFRLGQGTFADYAFKTVFIWTAILTAVVSLRKGKWITTAGAAAKVLALTVFTATAVAYGLEHGFQGLTGTADHTTATFTPTTAGFLALVPVLLFAYVGFEAPNAAGEEMHNPQRDVPTALGRSAAIAAACYLLPVLAILSVVPPGKVTGIGGFMEGAQTIFTIYGGASGALLKAIALLFVFALLTQGSAWMIVSDRMQAMAAADGGFFSRKLGAFHPALGTPVRTNLLSGAIATVFMVAAMRLADGDAAAVFSVVLTVAVTTLLLSYLTVIPALAVLRLRHRDVPRPYRVPFGTKGFMICAALVYAWILTGSWAALFPGTLEALLGITYDFHDTWGVSRTAFEAFTLGTVVALLLIGTIGHAVAGKANTRARVRR